GTTCCGGCGTGCTTCCCGCTCTGCGAGCCGTGAACGAGAATGTTGCTTGTGTTTAATGTTGCCGTGTTCATTGCAACATTGAACGTGGCGGAGATGTTGGTGGACTTGGAGATGTTGAGGGCGTTTTGAGATGGAGAAACAGATTTTACTTGTGGGTCCCATCCGTTTTCATGGAAGAGTGAATCGATTTCTGCAATGTCAAGTGCCTTATTATATATTCTAAAATCATCAAGTTTCCCCTTGAACATTTCCCATAATCCTCCAATTGTTCCAAACCTACATCCTACATTGGTGTTGTAATAATCACTTGATGATACTATGAAAGAAATATCTAATGTACCATCTATATAAAATTTATATGTATTCCCATTTTTTATTAAGGAGAAAAAGTACCATTTATTTTGCTGAAAGTTTGTTTTTGTTCCAGCAACAACTGCAGAATCCCAAGCAGATCCATTACCAACCGAGTAATTCATCTTTCCCTGCGGAAAATAATTATAAGAAATGGATATGCCGTTATGCGGATAAGTATTGAAAATGGTTTGCATTGTTTTTGAAATGTCAGACGTGTTGAACCATCCTGTGATGGAATATGTTGACCATCCCAAATTAAAAATTGGCGTACTCTGTTCTAGTATGTAATGATCTACACCATTAAAACTAAACGCTTTATTTGCACCTCCAAATCTATCGGCTGTTAGAATTGCACCAAAAACAGTTCCATTATTTCCATTTCCACTTTCATCATTTGCATTTCCGTTGAAAGGATAGTAAGCAACAAGTCCGGAGTCAAGCGCAACAGTGTTCGCATCGGGTTGGTATTCCTGCGCATCAACCTCCACTAAAAAGCAAATCACAAAAAGTATGGCGGTGAGTGTAAAGTGTATGGTATGTTTCATGGTGTTACTTCCCCAAAATGTATTTATAAATTTAGTACATCAAAATTTTATTGCGGCTTGTTAATTCTTTCTAAAACTTGTTGTGGTGTTACTCTGCCTCGTTCTGTTCTATCAAAGTCAGTATCGAAACTGACTATTTCTAAATTGTATTTCTCTGCGGCTGTGTATTGGTAGGCGTCGTCAAAGTCAAGTTTGAAGCGTTTCGAGACAAATACAATGGTTTCCAGTTCTTCGTGGAACAAACGAATTTGCTCTATTTTTCTATGCACGAAAACATCGTGAATAAAATTCAGAAATTCGTCGTGTAAATTTCGATAGAAAAGAATAAGCCCTACTGAATCAACAGAAAATTCTGAAATGAATATCGAACGAGATGAAACTCTCCGTAGAAATTCCTTGGCTTCTTCCTTCCGCTCCTGCTGAAGGATAATTTCTAAAAAGACATTCGTATCAACGAGATACACCTTGTCTCCACAACTTTGTTACTGCGTGTTGTAATTCAACAGACGTGTATTCATCCCTCATATCTTTTAACGCTCCCTCCCAATCAAATTTCCATGGCATTTCTGATTCAGGCTCTTGTTGTTCAATCATTCTTTCAACAATAACCTCAACTTCCTTTTGTTTTTTAGGAGGGAGTTTCTCAATTTTTTCTACTA
This window of the Ignavibacteriota bacterium genome carries:
- a CDS encoding DUF2281 domain-containing protein, with the protein product MSTTLVEKIEKLPPKKQKEVEVIVERMIEQQEPESEMPWKFDWEGALKDMRDEYTSVELQHAVTKLWRQGVSR
- a CDS encoding type II toxin-antitoxin system VapC family toxin, yielding MYLVDTNVFLEIILQQERKEEAKEFLRRVSSRSIFISEFSVDSVGLILFYRNLHDEFLNFIHDVFVHRKIEQIRLFHEELETIVFVSKRFKLDFDDAYQYTAAEKYNLEIVSFDTDFDRTERGRVTPQQVLERINKPQ